Below is a genomic region from Candidatus Dormiibacterota bacterium.
GACGCGCAGCAGGTCGTTATAGTTGCGTTTGATCTCCGCCGGTTGGCGCTTGACCAATGCGGCAACCAACGCTTCTTGCAGCGTCGCACGCCAGCTCTGTGCCAACGTCTGCGCCGGCTGTTTATGGTACTGCGCGTCGCTCGACGTCACGGTCAGAATCGGCAGCGGCGCGGCGTGCGTCTTATCGATCGCAACCAGCAGTTCTTGGTTGCCGGCCGGCTGCACGTCGATTTCGAGCGACCCCGGCGAATAGATGGTGCCGGCCGTCTTGCCGGTCGAGACGACGGCCAGCAGTTGGCCGATCGCGCCCTGGATGGTCTGCGTGCGTTCGATCAGGGACGTCTGCGTCGCAGCGGTCGTCCCTTGGATCGCGACGCGGAACAAGGGGTTGCCGTCCACGCCGATCGGCGCGGTCATATAGAGGCCCTCTTGCCGAATACCCGTCGAGCCCGGGAGCTGCACGGGTGCCGATGAGGGGACGGCGATGCCCGGGAGCGTCTGCCCCAGGCCCGGCGCCCCGAGCGCGCAAACGAAAGCCAGCAGCGCGGGTATTAAGAGAAGAGAACGCAGGCGCATTGCCCGACTCTGCGTCAGGCAGGGGCCCCGGCCCTCCAGCCGCAACCACGAGATCGACCCATGAGTGTGACCGAACTAGCGTATACCAGCGCCGTCGAAGCGGAAACGACGCCCATTTTCGAACGCGCCGAACGGATCATCCCGCGCGTCGAATGGCCGATCCACGCCCCGTACGTGGCCGCGATCAATCGCCTCAAGCGCGAACGCAATGCCGTGATCTTGGCGCACAATTACCAAGTTCCTGAGATTTTCTACACCGTGGCGGATATCGTCGGCGATTCGCTGGCGCTGGCGATGCAGGCCGCCAAAACGGATGCCGACGTTATCGTTCTGTGCGGCGTCCACTTCATGGCGGAGACGGCGAAGCTGGTGAACCCCGGTAAAACGGTGCTCGTGCCGGATCTGCTGGCCGGATGCTCGCTCGCGGATTCCATCACCGGGGCCGACGTGCGCTTGCTGCGCGAGCGCTACCCCGGCGTGCCGATCGTCACCTACGTCAATACGTCGGCGGACGTGAAAGCCGAATCCGACGTCTGCGTCACCAGCGGCAACGCGGTGCAAATCGTCGAAGCGCTGGGCGCTCCTCGCGTCATCTTTCTTCCCGACGAATATCTGGCGAAGTACGTGGCCTCGAAAACGTCGGTGGAGATCATCGCGTGGAAGGGCCACTGCGAAGTCCACGAACGCTTCACCGGGGCCGACATCGTCGCATACCGCGAAGACGACCCGTCGCTCGTGGT
It encodes:
- the nadA gene encoding quinolinate synthase NadA, with product MSVTELAYTSAVEAETTPIFERAERIIPRVEWPIHAPYVAAINRLKRERNAVILAHNYQVPEIFYTVADIVGDSLALAMQAAKTDADVIVLCGVHFMAETAKLVNPGKTVLVPDLLAGCSLADSITGADVRLLRERYPGVPIVTYVNTSADVKAESDVCVTSGNAVQIVEALGAPRVIFLPDEYLAKYVASKTSVEIIAWKGHCEVHERFTGADIVAYREDDPSLVVIAHPECPPDVLAQADYVGSTQGMVEYVGEQAARAARDVRPRVLLMTECSMADNVAARYQGVDFVRPCNLCPHMKRNTLPKILHSLETMEYEITIDPLVADRARRAVERMLEYSRAARD